The sequence below is a genomic window from Chthoniobacterales bacterium.
GCACGATGAACCCGGCGATCATGAGCCCGTCGCCCGGTTGGACCAGACCGCGGGTGGCGATATTGGCCAGGCGCGCTGGGGAAGCGGAGGAAAGATCGAACGCATCGACGACACCGGTGCCGACAGTATTTCCCGCGCCGCGCACGACCGCTGTGTAACTGCCGGGCTCAAGATTTGCGATGATCGCGGACTCGAGATCGCTGCTCGGCGCGAGACCGCTGCCGTTAATCTCGGTAAACTGATTGCCCGGAATGAGTCCGCCAATCTGGGTTGTCTTCCAGTCGTTATTTGTTGCCACGGTCGCCCCGCTGGCGTCGTGAATTTCCAAGGTAGGGTTTGCCAGTGCGCCGGGAACTCCGAATTGCGCGAGCGAAGGTCCAATGGCGCGCACGAGGATTTTCTTGGACGAGCCGGCCGGTCCTTGAACGATGAATCCTTCGATCAGGACATTGTCGTCTGTTCCGACAACGAGACGGGTCGAGATGTTGCCAACGTTGGGCGCGAGACCGAGGAGACGAATCAACGAGCGGGGCTCCGTTTCGCCATTGACGATGTACGGACCGCTGAGCAGGAACGAGCCATCGGGCTGCGCATGGAACGCGCTCGCCATCCGCGAACGCTTGTCGCGATGCACCGGTGCCACGAAAGACGTGTCCACGGAGCCGTCGGCATTCAACTGGGTAATGCCCGGGGCCGCCGTTCCGTTGAACGCTTCGAAATTTCCGGTGATGAGAAACTTTCCGTCGGTTGTTGGCTCGATGTTTTCGATGGATGGGAAGAACGAGGCCGTTTCCGTTATGCTCGTCCACTGCATGCCATTCCCGGCGTTGAAGGTGCTGTCGACAGTGCCGCTTGATTCGATCCGGATGATTCCGCGAGCGGGAGTATCCCCATAGGCCGTGAAGTGACCCACGAGTATGATACGTCCATCGGGCTGGATATGGGCGCCCTGCACTGCCCGTGTTGCAGACCAGGCACCGTTCGGCGGTTGCACAGTGGTTCCAATGGCGGGATCGAGAACGAACGGGAAGCTGGTCGCGGCAGCGTCGGGAGCGGAGAAGGTCACTTCCGGCAGCGCTCCATCTCCAATGAACCCGAAGAGGTGGAACTTTAGGTCGCTCGAGAAATACTGGAGCAAGGCATTGCCATCAGGCCTGATCGCGATGTACCGGGTCCCTACATAAAGCGTGAAGAGCATTCCCCCTGAGCGCTCGATCTGACTCTGAATCGGTGCGCCGTTATTGACGAGGTCGCCGTTCACCGTGAGGCGTGCGCCCGAGCCAAAGAGCGTCATTTGAGGATCCTCCCCTGCGGCGAACCAGATTTTTCCGTCCGGCCCAATGGTAATATCGTCTCCCCCAACTCCCTGGCCGATCAGAAACGTCGTGTCCTCGACGCCGTTTTCATCCACCTTGCCATAGATGGGATAGCCTTCGGCCTGCACCCCATTAACGAAAAACTTGCCGTCCGGCAATGGCTTGATGGTTCGCGCACTAAAACCGGTGAGGAACCGGCTCGGATCGGAACTTGAAAGAGCGAAGTTTGGATCGCGCGTTCCGTTTCCAAGCAGCCGCGCAACGTTATAAGCGATCGGAGGATCAATCGGGTCATCGAAGGTGACAAGAGTCGAACCATCATCGAGCCGCACAAAACTGGAGGGTGCGCGTTCGTTTCCGGTCCGGCGGCTGGTGGTAAAAGTGGTGTCGACATTCCCGTCGGAATTCAAGCGAACGGCGCCGAAATGCGCATAGGTTGGGGTAGCCAGAGGGGCGACATCCGTGAAGGCGCCGCCTACCAGCATCCGGCCATCGGAATATAGCTGGAGCGTTACGGGCGTGCCCAGAGTCGTCGGCGGAGTCGCGGTTGCGTCCTCTAGCACCGGCTGGCGGAAAGCCGTGTCGTTTGTCCCGTCGGAATTCAGGCGGTAAACTGAATTGTTAATTACGGCGAGGATCTTGCCATCGGGTTGCAGGCCCAGGTCGCGTCCCGTATTGAAAGTCTGGACGACGCCCGCCGAGTTAAAGCTGGAGTCGAAGAGGCCAACTCCATTTAAGCGAATGACCGGCAGCCGCGGCGAGTTGGGATTGGACCCAAACCGAAAACTACCCGAGAGGAGGGTCGATCCGTCCGGCTGGATAACGATGGCCCGAACCCGACCGGGCGTACTGAAGTCGCTTCCAAAGAACGGAGATGAGTCGAGCGACCCATTGGCGTTCAATCGTGCTACCTTGGAGGTCTTGGTTACACCGTTGACGGTCGTGAAAGATCCGCCGATCACAATTTTGCCGTCCGCTTGGACCGTCGCGGCATAGACGAAGTTATTTATGGTAACCGGCGCAAAGCTGGGATCGACCGTGCCATCGGGCATGAGCCGAACGATGCCGTCACGCGCATCGTTTCCAGCGAAAGTATGAAATCCCCCGACCACCAGAATTCGACCGTCCGGTTGGACCACGATTTGTTGCACGACGGGAAACGGGTCCGGGTTGCCGACGAGATCGGGCGCAAAGCTCGAATCGATGGAACCGTCGGTGTTCAAGCGAAGGATCTCCTCTCTTTCCAAAACGCCATACGCGTAGCGCGCAGCTGCCACGTAAAGTTTGCCATCCGCCGCCGCCGTGGCCGCAACGACTTCCTTGTAGTCGCGACTAAAACTGAACGAACTGTCCAGCGTTCCGTCCGGCATGAACCGCGTGAGCGCTCCGGTCGTTTGATCCGTCAGGGTGTCCATGCCGAAGTAGAGGAGGTACTTTCCGTCGGATAAGAGCAGGGCACGCCCAGGCGTCGCCGCTTTGGCGAAAGTCGGCGGGAGAAATCCGTTATCCGGCGAGATCGGGTCAGTCTCGGCAAGAGCGAGAGAAAGCTGACCGGCGAGGATAAGCGACAACGCGGGAAGGAAGATTTTCGCCGGGCGGAGCAAAGAAACTGTTCGTTGATTCACAAGGATTGGTCGGATTGAAGGTGGATTGCGGATGGTGCCAAAAAAGGTGTTCAGAGGGCCCGGCGCGGGAGGGGCGGAAGGGATACCCGGAAGGCCTCACTGTCAATGAACTTTTTACGAAAAACAGACACTTAGTTTGGCGCTGCCCTCAAATCCCGGACACTTTTCTTCGCATTCGCTGGCAGACCGGGTGTCGCTGCGCAATCATTCCGCGTGAAGGTCATTACCGGCGTGGCAGTTGCACGGGCGTCGCGGGAGCCCGCCAGGCGGCGAGTGCTGGTCCCGACAATGGGCGCGCTGCATCGCGGTCATGGGGAACTGATCCGGCTCGCCCGCGAGGTTGCCGGGCCGATGGGCGAAGTCGCGGTCAGCATTTTTGTGAATCCGCTTCAGTTCGCTCCGGGAGGTGATTACGAAAAATATCCGCGGCCGGAGATGGTCGACGAGGAATTCTGTCGGAAGGCGGGCGTGGACATTCTCTTTCGACCGAGGGTTGACGAGATGTATGCCGCCGATGCTTCTGTAGCGGTTGAGGAGAATTCGCTTTCGAATACGCTTTGTGGGCGGTCGCGCCCCGGGCATTTTCGCGGGGTCTGCACCGTGGTGGCGAAGCTGTTTCATTTGCTGTCGCCCGACGCGGCGGTGTTTGGGGAAAAGGATTTTCAACAGCTTGCGATCATTCGCCGAATGGTGCGGGACCTGAATTTTCCGATCGAAATTATCGGGGCGCCAACGGTGCGGGAAGCGGATGGTCTGGCCTGCAGCTCACGGAATCAATACTTGAGCCCGGTCGAAAGGCAGCAGGCGCCGGTGCTGCAGCGAGCTTTGCAAGAAGCGCGAAAACGAGCCGCGCAAGGCGAGCGATCGGCGCCGGCGATCGAGAACGTGGCGCGCGAAATGATCGCCACAGCTCCGCTAGCCCGGATCGATTATCTCGAGCTGGTGGATGCGGAGAATCTTCAACCGATTCCAGAGGTCCGTCCGAATTCGCTGATCGCCGTCGCCGCTTTCTTCGGACAGACTCGCTTGATCGACAACATTCGGCTGCCATGAGCATTTTCGGGCTTGTAACCGGAGCGACGGCGTTCCACGGCGACAAAGGGCCGTGGCTACAACGATGAAGGAATATGATTTCGTAGTCATCGGGAGCGGCATTGCCGGGCTCACTTTTGCCCTCAAGGCGGCGAAACATGGCTCGGTCGCGGTGATCACGAAGCGCAAGGGGGTCGACTCCAACACTGCCTGGGCCCAGGGCGGAATTGCCTGCGTGACGAGTGACGAAGATTCGTTCGAGCTGCACGTCGCCGACACGCTCGAAGCCGGCGCCGGTTTGTGCGACGAACAGGCTGTCCGGACGATTGTGATGGAAGGGCCGACCCGCGTCCGAGAGCTGGTGGAACTGGGATTGCATTTTGACGACCGCGAGATTGCCGGGCATCGCGAACCGGACCTGGGACGCGAGGGTGGCCATTCCAAACGCCGCGTCCTCCACGTCCAGGATGTGACCGGGCTGGAGATCGAAAAAACGCTCCTCCGCGAGCTCGACCGTTCGCCCCGCGTGGCGCTGTTGGAAAATCACATGGCCGTCGATTTGATCACGGCCGGCAAGCTGGGTTTCGCCACCGAAGATCGTTGCCTGGGGGTGTATGTCCTCAACGAACGCTCGGGCGAAGTGGAAACCATTCGCACGGATCGTCTCGTTCTCGCCACCGGCGGGTGCGGGAAAGTCTATCTTTACACAACCAACCCCGACATCGCGACCGGGGATGGCGTGGCCATGGCCTGGCGAGCGGGCGCGGTCATCGCGAACATGGAATTCATTCAATTCCATCCCACCTGTCTGTTTCACCCGCTCGCGAAGTCGTTTCTCATCTCGGAAGCGGTGCGGGGGGAGGGCGGAATCTTGCGAAACCAGAGTGGGGAAGATTTCATGCAACGCTATCATCCGCAGCGTTCGCTGGCGCCGAGGGACATCGTGGCCCGGGCGATCGACGCCGAAATGAAGCGGTCCGGTTCGAAGTGCGTCTTCCTGGATATCACCCATCAGCCTCCCGAGTTCCTCAAAGAGCGTTTCCCTCATATCTACGAAACCTGCCTTCGGTTTGGAGTCGACATGGCGAAACAACCGATTCCGGTCGTGCCGGCGGCCCATTATCAATGCGGCGGCATCCGAACCGACGTGAACGGCGCGACGACCCTGCCCGGTCTCTATGCGATCGGCGAGGTGGCCTGCACGGGGCTGCACGGCGCGAACCGGCTGGCCAGCAATTCTCTGCTCGAAGGGCTCGTCATGGCCCATCGCGCCTGTGAAGCGCTCCTGCGGGAACAGCCAACCTCCCACGCTGCCCGGACCATTTCGTTGCCGGAATGGGAATCGGGCGACGTGCAAAACGTGGATGAGCTGGTGGTGATCTACCACAACTGGGACGAAATCCGCCGCCTGATGTGGGATTACGTAGGCATTGTGCGCAGCGACAAACGGCTCCAACGGGCCGCCGCACGGTTGCGGAACCTGCAACGCGAGATCCGCGAGTTTTACTGGAACTTCAAAGTCTCGGTGGACCTTCTGGAGCTGCGCAACCTGGCCACGGTGGCCGCCCTGATCGTGGATTCGGCTCTAAGCCGGAAAGAGAGCCGCGGGCTGCATTTTACGCTCGACTATCCCGAGCTTTCCGAAGAGCGGTTTAAGCGCGACACGCTGGTAAGCCGGACCTGATCGCTGGCGTGGTTGTTGCTAAAGATAAAATGCCGAAAATAGCTGGAGCTGGATCGTTAAGGGAAAGGCCTTGCCTAACAGCCACTTTTCGCCTAAATCACGTGCCAACTGTCTCAATGAGAAGATTTTTCGCCTTTCTTCCCTTGCTCCTGGTGAGCGCGTTGCCCCTCTGTGCTCAGTCGCCCTACGAGAGCAGTGCGGACTTTGCCAAGTACGCGATGAAGCTCCGGGAGCAGGCCCTCCTGAAAGTGGAACCCCAGGTTTTCGTCCCAACGACCTCCCGAGCGAGCATGACCCGATATCCCTGGAAGACGAACATTGTGACTACGGTCTTCTGGATCGGCGAGGCGGCCGGCGGCAACAATCCGGTGCCGAATGTGAAAAGTTCCTGGGACGCGAACTGGACCTCCAACTACGGCGGCTACGACACTCCCGATGCCGGCTCCCGGCGGAACTACATCCCGGTCTCGTTCACCCCCCGTCAGAACCCATTCTATTTTGCGTTGCCCTACAACGACGTCACGCACGGGCAGTTCAAGCCTGAAGCGGCGCTGGTGATCCCCTGGTTCAAGCAAGCCTACACGGAACCCGGGCGCTCCGTCTGCAAGGACCGCTGGATCGCCATTCGGAAAGGCAACCGGACCGCTTATGCGCAGTGGGAAGATTGCGGCCCGTTCCGCACCGATCATTTCCAATATGTTTTTCAAAACGAGAAGCCCAAACCGAACCTGAACCGCGGCGCGGGCCTCGATGTTTCACCGGCCGTGCGCGATTACCTGGGGCTCTCGCCGACCGACGTGACCGATTGGCAGTTCGTTGAAGTGCGTGATGTCCCACCAGGACCCTGGCGGAACTACGGCGACAACAATCACTTCGTTATCGCCAAGCGGCAGACCGAGCAAAAGGTCGTTCAGGAAGAGACGGACAAGAAAAAGAAATAGTCCTTCGACTCCGCTAACGCTCTGCTCAGGATGACGAGCTGGAGCCGAGCCGTTGGCTTATCCCCCCGAATAACTCTTTCAGGCTGTCCGCCTGCTGCAGCAGCGGTTCGCAGCGCTTGCGTTCGGCGGTGCAAAAGGCGGCCAGGGGCTCGAAAGCAGTCGCGATATCTTCATAAAAAAGATCGATGGCGTGCTTCATCTGTTGCTCGATCGCATGGACCAGTTCTTCGCGTTTCGTTTCCATCGCCTTCTCATAGGCGGACAGAATTTTCCGCCGCTGGGCGAACGCGACGATGGTCCCGATCACGGCGGCCGAGGCCGCCAGCACTCCCGTTACATCCGCGACCGAGGCGCTGCTCATCGCCACGATGACCGTGATGATTCCGCCCGCCGCCGCCACTCCCGCGGGCAGCCGCAACCACGCTGCCGTCTCGCGAAACATGCGGCCAAGTTGTTCTTCGACGGCCTTGCCCGCCACCCGTTCGACCAGCGTTAGCTCAATCGATTGGAGCAGCTCGCGCCGCTGCCGGGCGAAATCGGGAATTGTCTTGCGCACCCGATTTTTCCCCTCAGACGCAAACTGCGCTTCAATCGTATCCTGAAGTTGCGGCCAAAGACCGCGCAGATCGGTCTCCAGCAATTGAACCGCGTTCTCAACCTGGGGCTCGATCGTCTGGCGCAGTTTCGCCTCTATTTCCGTCTGGAAATCGTGCTGCCATTGCTCCCGGCTCCAGACCAGCCGCCACGTCCGCCAGAAGGAAAGTTTCTCCTCCAGCAACCGCGTTCCCTGCCGCGCGCATTCCCGGCAGGCTTGTTCGACTCCGCGGAGAAATCCCGCGACCTGCCGCAAGGTCTGGTCCTTCCGCGCCTCGAGGAATTCGTTTACCCGCCCCAGATGTCTTTCGTCACGCCGGATAGTTTCGACCGACCCGTGAATTTCGTCCACGATGTCGTCCAGGATCACGCCACCTGTTTTCACGGTCGATTGCAGCTTCAGAATCCGGACGCCGGACTCGGTCACCGTATGGTTGATTTGCTCCTCCAACGGGCCAAACCCGCTCTCCCGCCAAAGCTGTTCCTTGTCGATCCCGGTCGTGCGCGCGAGCAATGCCTTCCTGGCCGAGACGGGAAAAATCGGAGGCGCGAAGCCAAGTTTTTGCGTGGCCGTGTCCTGCAAATGGCGATGGATTATTTCGATCTCCGCGGTGTCCCGCAGATCCGCCTGTTGCAGGACGAAGACGACGTTCTTAAGCCATTTTTTCTGGACGAAATTCAAGAGCTCCCAGGCGGACTGCGACCAGGGATTTACGACGGAAAAAACAAAAAGAACAATGTCCGCGCGGGGGACAAAACCTTCGGTGATGCTCTGATGCTCGGGGACCATGGTGTTGGTTCCCGGCGTGTCCACCACGTTGAAGTCGTGCAGGAAAGCGATCGGAAGGTAGCGTTCCGTCAATTGCGGCGAAATCTCCACGGTCTTTTCTTCGACGCCGTGGCGAAAAATATAGACCCGATCGGTGGCCGGCCGGACATCGACCTTCGCGAATTCGTGGCCGAAAAGTGCATTGAGCAGCGAGGATTTGCCGGCTTTGACCTCGCCGACGACGACGAAAAGCAACGGCTCCCGGATGTCCGTCAGCAGACCATGGAGGATGTCGAGCGTAGCCGGGTCCCGCCGCATTTCGACGCCGAGGCGCAAGAGTTTCCCGAGCGCAGACTCGAGCTCGGTTCGAAGCTGCAGATAATTATCGGCGATCATGCCGGCCGCTTAACCACCAGGAATCGTTGCCGTAACGGCGGGAGTGGAAACCGGGGTGGGGGTGGTAGCCGGGAGCGCCCGCGGCACCGCCGACGGGGATGGGGAAGCCTTCGGTGGGACCGGAGTCGCCATCGAAAGTAATTCTGTAACTGTGACCGATTTGAAGCCCTTCTTCTGGAGCTGATCGAACGTTGCGGGCATGGCCTCGATCGTCGGCGGATGAATGTCATGCGCGAGGACAATCGAACCTGCATGCGTCTCCTTCAGGATTCGGC
It includes:
- the panC gene encoding pantoate--beta-alanine ligase — translated: MKVITGVAVARASREPARRRVLVPTMGALHRGHGELIRLAREVAGPMGEVAVSIFVNPLQFAPGGDYEKYPRPEMVDEEFCRKAGVDILFRPRVDEMYAADASVAVEENSLSNTLCGRSRPGHFRGVCTVVAKLFHLLSPDAAVFGEKDFQQLAIIRRMVRDLNFPIEIIGAPTVREADGLACSSRNQYLSPVERQQAPVLQRALQEARKRAAQGERSAPAIENVAREMIATAPLARIDYLELVDAENLQPIPEVRPNSLIAVAAFFGQTRLIDNIRLP
- the nadB gene encoding L-aspartate oxidase, coding for MATTMKEYDFVVIGSGIAGLTFALKAAKHGSVAVITKRKGVDSNTAWAQGGIACVTSDEDSFELHVADTLEAGAGLCDEQAVRTIVMEGPTRVRELVELGLHFDDREIAGHREPDLGREGGHSKRRVLHVQDVTGLEIEKTLLRELDRSPRVALLENHMAVDLITAGKLGFATEDRCLGVYVLNERSGEVETIRTDRLVLATGGCGKVYLYTTNPDIATGDGVAMAWRAGAVIANMEFIQFHPTCLFHPLAKSFLISEAVRGEGGILRNQSGEDFMQRYHPQRSLAPRDIVARAIDAEMKRSGSKCVFLDITHQPPEFLKERFPHIYETCLRFGVDMAKQPIPVVPAAHYQCGGIRTDVNGATTLPGLYAIGEVACTGLHGANRLASNSLLEGLVMAHRACEALLREQPTSHAARTISLPEWESGDVQNVDELVVIYHNWDEIRRLMWDYVGIVRSDKRLQRAAARLRNLQREIREFYWNFKVSVDLLELRNLATVAALIVDSALSRKESRGLHFTLDYPELSEERFKRDTLVSRT
- a CDS encoding dynamin family protein → MIADNYLQLRTELESALGKLLRLGVEMRRDPATLDILHGLLTDIREPLLFVVVGEVKAGKSSLLNALFGHEFAKVDVRPATDRVYIFRHGVEEKTVEISPQLTERYLPIAFLHDFNVVDTPGTNTMVPEHQSITEGFVPRADIVLFVFSVVNPWSQSAWELLNFVQKKWLKNVVFVLQQADLRDTAEIEIIHRHLQDTATQKLGFAPPIFPVSARKALLARTTGIDKEQLWRESGFGPLEEQINHTVTESGVRILKLQSTVKTGGVILDDIVDEIHGSVETIRRDERHLGRVNEFLEARKDQTLRQVAGFLRGVEQACRECARQGTRLLEEKLSFWRTWRLVWSREQWQHDFQTEIEAKLRQTIEPQVENAVQLLETDLRGLWPQLQDTIEAQFASEGKNRVRKTIPDFARQRRELLQSIELTLVERVAGKAVEEQLGRMFRETAAWLRLPAGVAAAGGIITVIVAMSSASVADVTGVLAASAAVIGTIVAFAQRRKILSAYEKAMETKREELVHAIEQQMKHAIDLFYEDIATAFEPLAAFCTAERKRCEPLLQQADSLKELFGGISQRLGSSSSS